Proteins encoded together in one Pseudomonas sp. Seg1 window:
- the aroE gene encoding shikimate dehydrogenase yields MDRYVVFGNPIGHSKSPMIHKLFAEQTGQSLDYSTLLAPLDDFVGCATAFFQEGRGANVTVPFKEDAYRLANSLTARAQRAGAVNTLSKLADGSLLGDNTDGAGLVRDLTVNAGFSLTGKRILLLGAGGAVRGALEPLLAEKPASVIIANRTVDKAELLAELFCDLGPVSASGFDWLQEPVDVIINATSASLTGEVPPISPSLIEPGKTLCYDMMYGKEPTAFCRWASEHGAAVSMDGLGMLAEQAAEAFFLWRGVRPDTAPVLAELRRQLAL; encoded by the coding sequence CTGTTCGCTGAACAGACCGGACAAAGCCTCGACTACAGCACCTTGCTGGCGCCGCTCGACGACTTTGTCGGTTGCGCCACGGCGTTTTTCCAGGAAGGTCGCGGTGCCAACGTCACCGTGCCGTTCAAGGAAGACGCTTACCGCCTGGCCAACAGCCTGACGGCGCGGGCGCAACGCGCCGGCGCGGTGAACACCTTGAGCAAACTGGCTGACGGCTCGCTGCTCGGCGACAACACCGATGGCGCCGGACTGGTGCGTGATCTGACGGTGAATGCCGGGTTCAGTCTGACCGGTAAACGCATCTTGCTGCTCGGTGCTGGTGGCGCGGTGCGTGGGGCGCTGGAGCCGTTGCTCGCGGAGAAACCGGCGTCGGTGATCATCGCCAATCGCACGGTGGATAAAGCCGAGCTGCTGGCGGAACTGTTCTGCGATCTGGGCCCGGTGTCGGCCAGCGGCTTCGACTGGTTGCAGGAGCCGGTGGACGTGATCATCAACGCCACCTCCGCCAGCCTCACCGGTGAGGTGCCGCCGATTTCACCGAGCCTGATCGAGCCGGGCAAGACCCTGTGCTACGACATGATGTACGGCAAGGAACCGACTGCGTTCTGCCGTTGGGCCAGCGAGCATGGCGCAGCGGTGTCGATGGATGGCTTGGGGATGCTGGCCGAGCAGGCCGCAGAGGCATTCTTTTTGTGGCGCGGTGTGCGTCCGGACACTGCGCCGGTACTCGCCGAGTTACGCCGCCAGTT